One window of Streptomyces sp. FIT100 genomic DNA carries:
- a CDS encoding universal stress protein: MVTEDQPLVVVGVDGSEVSIEALRWAARHAELTGAVLRVVTAWRLPPSYGDLPDYADMDFAAAARETLDSAITAVLGPTPRLSVEARVEEGHPAPVLLAAAHHADLLVVGSRGHGAFVGMLLGSTAQHCVHHAPCPVLVVRPQTTP; encoded by the coding sequence ATGGTGACCGAGGACCAGCCGCTGGTCGTGGTCGGCGTGGACGGATCCGAGGTGAGCATCGAGGCGTTGAGGTGGGCGGCTCGGCATGCCGAACTCACCGGCGCCGTACTGCGGGTGGTCACTGCGTGGCGGCTGCCGCCGAGCTACGGGGATCTGCCCGACTATGCGGACATGGACTTCGCGGCGGCCGCTCGCGAGACTCTCGATTCCGCGATCACGGCGGTACTGGGCCCGACTCCCCGGCTGTCCGTGGAGGCCCGGGTCGAGGAGGGGCATCCTGCCCCGGTGCTTCTCGCTGCCGCGCACCACGCGGACCTCCTTGTTGTCGGCAGTCGCGGGCACGGCGCGTTCGTCGGGATGCTCCTCGGCTCCACCGCTCAGCACTGCGTCCACCACGCGCCCTGCCCGGTCCTGGTGGTACGCCCGCAGACGACGCCGTGA
- a CDS encoding FAD/NAD(P)-binding protein, giving the protein MTLTPVPYRLVDRRDETHDTATLVLEPAEAALSPFAPGQFAMVYAFGVGEIPVSVSRAVDDRLTHTVRAVGAVSRALCELRVGGSVGVRGPFGTHWDLAAARGHDLLVIGGGIGIAPLRPLIDAVLAEPQPYGRLNVLAGARTPGDLLYQDEFPSWGRPFAAVTVDRPSSEWTGRVGVVTALLGEARFTPAETTAFVCGPEVMIRATACALIHRGMCPDRIQVSLERNMRCATGHCGHCQLGPLLLCRDGPVVGYDRAEPLLTVREL; this is encoded by the coding sequence ATGACCCTCACTCCTGTTCCGTACCGCCTGGTCGACCGCCGCGACGAGACGCACGACACGGCCACGCTCGTGCTCGAACCGGCCGAAGCGGCCCTGAGCCCCTTCGCACCGGGCCAGTTCGCGATGGTCTACGCGTTCGGCGTGGGCGAGATCCCGGTCTCCGTGTCCCGGGCCGTCGACGACCGGCTGACGCACACGGTCCGCGCGGTCGGCGCCGTCTCGCGTGCGCTGTGCGAACTGAGAGTCGGTGGATCGGTCGGCGTGCGCGGCCCGTTCGGCACGCACTGGGACCTGGCTGCGGCCCGCGGCCACGATCTGCTCGTCATCGGCGGTGGTATTGGCATCGCGCCGCTGCGCCCTCTGATCGACGCGGTCCTGGCCGAACCGCAGCCGTACGGGCGGCTGAACGTCCTCGCCGGTGCCAGAACCCCCGGTGATCTCCTGTACCAGGACGAATTCCCCTCCTGGGGAAGGCCGTTCGCCGCCGTCACGGTCGACCGGCCCTCCTCGGAGTGGACCGGCCGGGTGGGCGTGGTCACCGCGCTGCTCGGAGAAGCCCGGTTCACACCGGCGGAAACGACCGCCTTCGTGTGCGGCCCCGAAGTCATGATCCGCGCAACCGCCTGCGCCCTGATCCACCGAGGGATGTGCCCCGACCGCATCCAGGTCTCCCTCGAACGCAACATGCGCTGCGCCACCGGCCACTGCGGCCACTGCCAGCTCGGACCCCTGCTGCTCTGCCGCGACGGCCCGGTCGTCGGCTACGACCGAGCCGAACCCCTGCTGACCGTACGGGAGCTGTGA
- a CDS encoding cyclic nucleotide-binding domain-containing protein — MALAREAVLPAATRIFEEGDKADRFWIIRSGTVALDIQVPGRGRAVVETIGAGALLGWSWLCPPRQWHLGAETRGPVSAWEFDAAPVHDLCARHPALGLALVTVVAETIGERLRATRTRLLDLYGPQRSQESQGSQESGPVP; from the coding sequence ATGGCCCTCGCACGCGAGGCCGTCCTTCCCGCCGCCACCCGGATCTTCGAGGAGGGCGACAAGGCCGACCGCTTCTGGATCATCCGCTCGGGCACGGTCGCGCTCGACATCCAGGTGCCGGGCCGTGGACGCGCCGTAGTCGAGACCATCGGCGCCGGCGCCCTGCTCGGCTGGTCGTGGCTGTGCCCACCCCGCCAGTGGCACCTCGGGGCAGAGACCCGGGGCCCCGTCAGCGCGTGGGAGTTCGACGCCGCCCCGGTGCACGACCTCTGCGCCCGGCACCCCGCGCTGGGCCTGGCACTGGTCACCGTCGTCGCCGAGACCATCGGAGAGCGGCTCCGGGCCACCCGCACCCGGCTCCTCGATCTGTACGGACCTCAGAGGTCTCAGGAGTCTCAAGGGTCTCAGGAGAGCGGTCCGGTGCCATGA
- a CDS encoding hydrogenase maturation protease — MKPPVDAAVIGIGNEFRRDDGVGWAVVALLRDRVRQRPLPSGTVLVQSDGDPGRLIEWWEDARLAIVVDACFPPSPHPGRAHRWCSVPDGTLRSADPGRNSTHGLGLAEALCLGDALGRRPRRLVVYAIEGADRSLGVGLSPAVACAVPRLARRIEMELAQHSAASAGIWPTE, encoded by the coding sequence ATGAAGCCGCCCGTCGATGCAGCGGTCATCGGGATCGGCAACGAGTTCCGGCGGGACGACGGGGTCGGGTGGGCTGTCGTCGCACTGCTGAGGGATCGAGTGCGGCAGCGGCCGCTGCCCTCGGGCACCGTTCTCGTACAGTCCGACGGAGACCCTGGCCGGCTGATCGAATGGTGGGAGGACGCCCGCCTCGCGATCGTGGTCGACGCCTGCTTCCCCCCCTCGCCACACCCGGGGCGGGCGCACCGGTGGTGCTCAGTCCCGGACGGCACCCTGCGTTCGGCCGATCCGGGCAGGAACAGCACGCATGGGCTCGGCCTCGCGGAGGCGTTGTGCCTCGGCGACGCGCTCGGACGCCGCCCCCGGCGACTCGTCGTGTACGCGATCGAGGGGGCGGACCGTTCGCTGGGCGTGGGGCTCAGTCCGGCGGTGGCGTGCGCCGTGCCGCGACTGGCCCGGCGGATCGAGATGGAGCTCGCGCAGCACAGCGCGGCGTCTGCGGGCATTTGGCCGACCGAGTGA
- a CDS encoding Ni/Fe hydrogenase subunit alpha, with protein MSENAPRSQVLRVPALTRVEGETALHLTIHDSTVTEAHLSIYEPPRFFEAFLRGRAHTEPPDLTSRICGICPVAYQLSACRAVEDACGAVVDGQLAALRRLLYCGEWIESQTLHIHLLHAPDFLGHDDVIGMSRSHLAHVERGLRLKQTGNAVLELLGGRAIHPVNVRLGGFHRTPARAELLPLAERLRTALDDAWDTVRWVAGFDFPDAECDADLLALAEAGTYAIESGVPTVLPYDRARAPRSFPLREFSDHVTEEQVAHSTALHSRLDGRRHLTGSLARYAINGHLLSPLALEAAREAGLGDPPPRPGGEAAGRGEVCRNPYRSILVRAVEVLYAVEEALRIIAAYERPAHPYVEVPARAGIGHGATEAPRGLLYHRYAFDDGGRVTDARIVPPTAQNQGAIEEDLRRLIQAALDRGEDSEAELTRVCERAIRNHDPCISCSAHFLDLDIERMQGVT; from the coding sequence ATGAGCGAGAACGCGCCCCGGTCGCAGGTCCTGCGCGTTCCCGCACTCACCCGTGTCGAGGGCGAGACCGCTCTGCACCTGACGATCCACGACAGCACCGTCACCGAGGCGCACCTCAGCATCTACGAACCCCCACGGTTCTTCGAAGCCTTCCTCCGGGGCCGGGCGCACACCGAGCCGCCCGACCTCACCTCCCGCATCTGCGGGATCTGCCCCGTCGCCTACCAGCTGAGCGCCTGCCGGGCCGTGGAGGACGCGTGCGGCGCCGTCGTCGACGGACAACTCGCCGCCCTGCGCCGCCTGCTGTACTGCGGGGAGTGGATCGAGAGCCAGACGCTGCACATCCATCTGCTGCACGCACCGGACTTCCTCGGCCACGACGACGTGATCGGCATGTCCCGCTCCCATCTGGCACATGTGGAGCGGGGTCTGCGCCTGAAGCAGACCGGCAACGCCGTCCTCGAACTGCTCGGGGGACGGGCGATCCACCCGGTCAACGTCCGCCTCGGCGGTTTCCACCGCACCCCGGCCCGCGCCGAACTCCTCCCCCTGGCAGAGCGGCTGCGTACGGCCCTCGACGACGCCTGGGACACCGTGCGCTGGGTCGCGGGCTTCGACTTCCCCGACGCGGAATGCGACGCCGACCTGCTCGCCCTTGCCGAGGCCGGCACCTACGCCATCGAGTCAGGCGTCCCCACCGTGCTCCCGTACGACCGGGCACGTGCGCCCCGCAGCTTCCCGCTCCGCGAATTCTCCGACCACGTCACCGAGGAGCAGGTCGCCCACTCGACCGCCCTGCACTCCCGGCTGGACGGCCGAAGGCATCTCACGGGCTCCCTCGCCCGCTACGCGATCAACGGCCACCTGCTCTCCCCGCTGGCCCTCGAAGCGGCACGCGAGGCCGGACTGGGCGACCCTCCACCGCGCCCCGGAGGGGAGGCGGCCGGACGGGGCGAGGTCTGCAGAAACCCCTATCGGAGCATCCTCGTCCGCGCCGTGGAGGTCCTGTACGCCGTGGAAGAGGCCCTGCGGATCATTGCCGCGTACGAGCGTCCCGCCCACCCGTACGTGGAGGTGCCGGCCCGGGCCGGAATCGGGCACGGTGCCACCGAGGCGCCACGCGGCCTGCTCTACCACCGCTACGCGTTCGACGACGGGGGCCGGGTCACCGACGCCCGCATCGTTCCGCCGACCGCCCAGAACCAGGGCGCCATCGAGGAGGACCTGCGGCGCCTGATCCAGGCCGCGCTCGACCGAGGCGAGGATTCCGAGGCCGAACTCACCCGGGTCTGCGAGCGGGCCATTCGCAACCACGACCCCTGCATCTCGTGCTCGGCCCACTTCCTGGACCTGGATATCGAGCGGATGCAGGGAGTCACCTGA
- a CDS encoding oxidoreductase, which translates to MNTPTVPRPASRPRLGVFKFASCDGCQLTLLDCEDELLGIAGELEIAHFLEASSDVAPGPYDLSLVEGSVSTPEDEDRIRRIRADSRHLVTIGACATAGGVQALRNYADAEEYLAVVYARPDYIETLATSTPISAHVSVDFELRGCPIDRGQLVEVITAFLTGRKPGIPNHAVCFACKRRGNVCVTVAHGTPCLGPVTHAGCGALCPTYGRGCYGCFGPAGTTNLPALVPLMHRDGMSDDDIGRFLHTFNVTAFRAVEDQGPGTGEEGPR; encoded by the coding sequence ATGAACACCCCTACCGTGCCCCGGCCTGCTTCCCGCCCCCGGCTCGGCGTGTTCAAGTTCGCCTCCTGCGACGGCTGCCAGCTCACGCTCCTCGACTGCGAGGACGAACTGCTGGGTATCGCCGGCGAACTGGAGATCGCGCACTTCCTCGAGGCGTCAAGCGACGTGGCACCCGGCCCCTACGATCTCTCGCTCGTCGAGGGTTCGGTCAGCACCCCCGAGGACGAGGATCGCATCCGGCGCATCCGCGCCGACTCCCGCCATCTCGTCACCATCGGCGCCTGCGCCACGGCCGGCGGCGTCCAGGCGCTGCGCAACTACGCCGATGCCGAGGAGTACCTGGCCGTTGTCTACGCCCGGCCCGACTACATCGAGACCCTGGCGACCTCCACACCGATCTCCGCCCACGTATCCGTCGACTTCGAACTGCGTGGCTGTCCCATCGACCGCGGCCAGCTCGTTGAGGTCATCACCGCCTTCCTCACCGGACGGAAGCCCGGCATTCCGAACCACGCCGTCTGCTTCGCCTGCAAGCGGCGCGGCAACGTCTGCGTCACCGTCGCCCACGGCACACCCTGCCTCGGGCCGGTCACCCACGCAGGCTGCGGAGCCCTGTGCCCGACCTACGGGCGCGGCTGCTACGGCTGCTTCGGACCCGCCGGAACCACCAACCTCCCCGCCCTCGTGCCACTCATGCACCGCGACGGGATGAGCGACGACGACATCGGCAGATTCCTGCACACCTTCAACGTCACCGCCTTCAGGGCCGTGGAGGACCAAGGGCCAGGCACGGGCGAGGAGGGGCCTCGATGA
- a CDS encoding CBS domain-containing protein — MKASEYMMSPVVTVPPDTSAAHAARTMLRESVGCLLIVDNDDLRGIVTDRDLVVRCLAVDVGPDTPVSQLMTPSVVTFRSTDDIQTAYRAFRRSGVRRLPVMDENGHVAGLLTIDDLFLDVFQRLADVLGPVAWTVLRDPPDS; from the coding sequence GTGAAGGCATCCGAGTACATGATGTCGCCGGTGGTGACGGTGCCCCCGGATACCTCTGCGGCCCACGCCGCTCGCACCATGCTCCGGGAATCGGTCGGCTGCCTGCTGATCGTCGACAACGACGACCTGCGCGGCATCGTCACCGACCGCGACCTGGTGGTGCGGTGCCTGGCCGTCGACGTCGGCCCGGACACTCCCGTCTCGCAGCTGATGACTCCCTCCGTGGTCACGTTCAGATCCACCGACGACATCCAGACCGCCTACCGGGCTTTCCGTAGATCGGGCGTGCGCAGACTGCCTGTCATGGACGAGAACGGGCACGTCGCCGGACTCCTGACCATCGACGACCTCTTCCTTGACGTCTTCCAGCGCCTCGCCGACGTACTCGGACCGGTCGCCTGGACGGTACTGCGCGATCCACCCGACTCCTAG
- a CDS encoding SHOCT domain-containing protein yields MYWNGGWAWMTLMPLLWIALIGLVAWVVVRLTQHSAGRHGTSAPRKAPGETPEEILDRRFASGEIDADTYSEARRRLAAHRPGPW; encoded by the coding sequence ATGTACTGGAATGGTGGCTGGGCCTGGATGACGCTGATGCCCCTGCTCTGGATCGCGTTGATCGGCTTGGTGGCGTGGGTGGTGGTGCGGCTGACGCAGCACTCGGCCGGTCGCCACGGGACCTCAGCGCCCCGGAAAGCACCGGGGGAGACGCCTGAGGAGATCCTCGACCGCCGTTTCGCCTCCGGAGAGATCGACGCGGACACGTACTCCGAGGCACGCAGACGGCTCGCCGCCCACCGGCCGGGGCCCTGGTGA
- a CDS encoding CBS domain-containing protein → MTTAREIMHLGATCIQENETLADAARRMSELDVGALPICGPDDRLHGIITDRDIVVKCLAKGKDPKTMTAGMLEQGKPVTIDAEADTDQVLRAMEEHKIRRLPVIENHRLVGMISEADLARRLPEKQVGHFIEAVCAAK, encoded by the coding sequence ATGACCACTGCACGGGAGATCATGCACCTCGGTGCCACCTGCATCCAGGAGAACGAGACACTGGCGGACGCGGCGCGCCGGATGAGTGAGCTGGACGTCGGAGCCCTGCCGATCTGCGGGCCGGACGACCGGCTTCATGGGATCATCACCGACCGCGACATCGTGGTGAAGTGTCTCGCCAAGGGCAAGGACCCGAAGACCATGACCGCCGGCATGCTTGAGCAGGGCAAGCCGGTGACCATCGACGCCGAGGCCGACACGGACCAGGTCCTGCGGGCCATGGAGGAACACAAGATCCGGCGGCTGCCGGTCATAGAGAACCACCGTCTGGTGGGCATGATCAGCGAGGCGGATCTCGCACGTCGCCTCCCGGAGAAGCAGGTGGGCCACTTCATCGAGGCCGTCTGCGCGGCGAAGTGA
- a CDS encoding fasciclin domain-containing protein yields the protein MTFMGVRMAEAAVAAAVALPLALGISAPQSYAMEPTPGPTGTFGPDCSELPESGEGSAAAMAEQKVADAAAGSRQLTQLSSALAKARLDNTLNQSDDITLFAPTNHAFNSLSETQRDSLLNDPEQLKKVLTYHVVDENITPSLLPDGSFKTLEGAELTTSGSGTSYKVNDSANIVCGNITTANATVYFIDALLTPPA from the coding sequence ATGACGTTCATGGGAGTTCGCATGGCGGAGGCCGCTGTCGCGGCGGCAGTCGCACTTCCGCTCGCGCTCGGTATATCTGCCCCGCAGAGCTACGCAATGGAGCCGACTCCCGGTCCGACGGGGACGTTCGGCCCCGACTGCTCGGAACTGCCCGAGAGCGGAGAAGGCAGCGCCGCCGCCATGGCCGAGCAGAAGGTGGCGGACGCCGCGGCAGGAAGCCGGCAGCTGACACAGCTGTCATCGGCGTTGGCGAAGGCCAGGCTGGACAACACCCTCAACCAATCCGACGACATCACCCTCTTCGCGCCCACCAACCACGCCTTCAACAGTTTGTCCGAGACACAACGCGACTCACTGCTGAACGACCCGGAGCAGCTGAAGAAGGTACTGACCTACCACGTGGTGGACGAGAACATCACCCCGAGCCTGCTGCCCGACGGCTCGTTCAAGACGCTCGAGGGCGCCGAGCTCACCACCTCCGGTTCGGGTACCTCGTACAAGGTCAATGACTCCGCGAACATCGTCTGCGGCAACATCACCACCGCCAACGCCACCGTCTACTTCATCGACGCGCTCCTCACCCCGCCCGCCTGA
- a CDS encoding 4Fe-4S dicluster domain-containing protein — MTDAPDIGEALGRQAGAVLDRDGLETLVQVLKRRGRTVVGPTVRDGAIVLDELDSAHALPYGWGVELEAGQYRVRPREDGAAFAHSAGPQSWKSFLHPERVRQWTADRRPDGAIAVREERPQSVSFAFLGVRPCDLRAIQILDRVMSGGRYRDPAYLSRRTGAFLIAVECTEPGATCFCVSMGTGPAVDAGYDLALTEVVDADGHRFLCRSGSEEGAAVLAELPRRSADGPTRTAAARAVSEAADRMGRSMPPVDLRTLMRDNLEAERWDDVTARCLSCGNCTMVCPTCFCTTTEDVTDLTGDHAERWRRWDSCYDLDFSLLQGGPVRATPRSRYRQWLSHKLGTWHDQFDSSGCVGCGRCIVWCPTGIDLTEEAHALHQEATQQEVAP, encoded by the coding sequence ATGACCGACGCTCCGGATATTGGAGAGGCCCTCGGCCGGCAGGCCGGTGCAGTGCTCGACCGCGACGGCCTGGAGACGCTCGTACAGGTCCTGAAGCGCCGCGGCCGCACGGTGGTCGGCCCGACGGTGCGTGACGGAGCGATCGTTCTCGACGAGCTGGATTCCGCTCATGCGCTGCCCTACGGGTGGGGGGTCGAGCTGGAGGCGGGGCAGTACCGGGTGCGCCCGCGGGAGGACGGGGCCGCCTTCGCCCACAGCGCGGGGCCCCAGTCGTGGAAGTCGTTCCTGCACCCCGAGCGGGTCCGGCAGTGGACCGCGGACCGCCGCCCGGACGGAGCGATCGCCGTGCGCGAGGAGCGGCCGCAGAGCGTCTCCTTCGCCTTCCTCGGTGTGAGGCCCTGCGATCTGCGGGCCATCCAGATCCTGGACCGCGTCATGTCCGGTGGCCGGTACCGGGATCCCGCCTATCTCTCCCGGCGGACGGGTGCCTTCCTGATCGCGGTCGAGTGCACCGAGCCGGGTGCCACGTGTTTCTGCGTCTCCATGGGCACCGGGCCTGCCGTGGACGCCGGGTACGACCTCGCCCTCACCGAGGTCGTGGACGCCGACGGCCACCGCTTCCTGTGTCGGAGCGGGAGCGAGGAGGGCGCGGCGGTACTCGCGGAACTACCGCGCCGCAGCGCCGACGGCCCGACCCGCACCGCCGCAGCCCGAGCCGTGAGTGAGGCCGCCGACCGCATGGGCCGGTCCATGCCGCCGGTGGACCTGCGCACACTGATGCGGGACAACCTGGAGGCGGAACGCTGGGACGACGTCACGGCCCGGTGCCTGAGCTGCGGAAACTGCACCATGGTCTGCCCCACCTGCTTCTGCACCACCACAGAGGACGTCACCGATCTGACCGGCGACCACGCCGAACGCTGGCGTCGCTGGGACTCCTGCTACGACCTGGACTTCTCGCTCCTCCAAGGCGGCCCGGTCCGGGCCACCCCGCGCAGCCGGTACCGCCAGTGGCTCTCCCACAAGCTGGGCACATGGCACGACCAGTTCGACAGCTCGGGCTGCGTCGGCTGCGGCCGGTGCATCGTCTGGTGCCCCACCGGCATCGACCTCACCGAAGAAGCCCACGCCCTGCACCAGGAGGCGACGCAGCAGGAGGTCGCACCGTGA
- a CDS encoding cation-transporting P-type ATPase has protein sequence MDELRSAPPGAAGLSSDEAARRLELHGPNKVPEEPRTPVRRRVLQQLRDPLILVLLAAAVLTIATGDLTDAAVILLVITVNTVVGVVQEVRAEAAVTALSALSAPAARVVRDGAERSVPAAEVVPGDLVLVGEGDIVPADGDIQAAASLMVDESSLTGESVPVEKADGGDTSPCAVSAGTVVVRGRGRVVVTATGAGSALGRIAALMGAAPGPTPLQHRLARFGRMLAAVIVVLCAVVLALGLVRGQPVELMIVAAISLAVAAVPESLPAVVTLALALGARRMAERQAIVRRLPGVETLGSVTVIATDKTGTLTEGRMAAERLWTPHGEATVLGTGYEPEGRVLRDGETVTPGDAPDLAALLEGAMLCNDAALEPPSDRSAEWRALGDPTEAALLAAGARLGLDRRVLDGEMARVEEVPFDSGRKRMTTVHRRPEGGLRVVCKGAPESVLRPETLADGAELLGRAAAQAEVLARSGYRVLAVASADLGDPAERPRTWESGLSLLGLVGILDPPRSASQATIAACKRAGIVPVLITGDHPLTARAVAGRLGITSRDEELTTGERIREGTAGDLTGVRVYARTTPEQKLDIVQAWRGAGHVVAMTGDGVNDGPALRQADIGVAMGERGTEVARQAADLVLADDNPATIVSAVEEGRRVYANVRRFLLYGLAGGTAEILVMLLGPFLGMPLPLLPAQILWINLLTHGLPGVALGAEPVAPGTMRHPPRPPEESVLGAGLWPRILLMGAFVAAVTLVAGVWARETGRPWQTMMFLVLGATQLGVALGSRARPGSLANPFLLVAVGTALCLQVAGVYLPPLQALLGTEPLPLTDLAIAAAVSGLGHVVMRLQAWLLPERPPRAAVTSRTGGR, from the coding sequence GTGGACGAACTCCGAAGTGCGCCACCCGGAGCGGCAGGTCTGTCGTCGGACGAGGCCGCGCGGCGGCTTGAGCTCCACGGGCCCAACAAGGTGCCGGAGGAGCCGCGGACCCCCGTGCGGCGGCGGGTGCTGCAGCAGCTGCGCGATCCGCTGATCCTGGTGCTTCTCGCGGCCGCCGTGCTGACGATCGCCACCGGCGACCTCACCGATGCCGCCGTCATCCTGCTCGTGATCACCGTGAACACGGTGGTCGGTGTCGTGCAGGAGGTACGGGCGGAGGCAGCGGTCACCGCACTGTCCGCCCTGAGCGCCCCCGCTGCGAGAGTGGTGCGGGACGGCGCGGAGCGCTCCGTCCCGGCTGCCGAGGTGGTGCCCGGTGATCTGGTCCTGGTGGGCGAGGGCGACATCGTTCCCGCGGACGGGGACATACAGGCCGCGGCGTCGCTGATGGTGGACGAGTCCTCGCTGACGGGCGAGTCCGTTCCGGTGGAGAAGGCCGACGGCGGTGACACGTCGCCCTGCGCGGTGTCGGCGGGCACGGTCGTCGTCCGTGGCCGAGGCCGCGTCGTGGTCACCGCCACCGGAGCCGGCAGCGCGCTCGGCCGGATCGCTGCCCTCATGGGTGCGGCGCCCGGTCCGACTCCGCTGCAGCACCGGCTGGCGAGGTTCGGCCGGATGCTGGCGGCGGTCATCGTGGTGCTGTGTGCGGTGGTCCTCGCTCTCGGGCTGGTGCGCGGACAGCCCGTGGAGCTGATGATCGTGGCGGCGATCAGCCTGGCTGTCGCCGCTGTTCCGGAATCCCTTCCCGCCGTCGTGACGCTTGCCCTCGCGCTGGGCGCCCGGCGGATGGCAGAGCGGCAGGCCATCGTCCGCAGACTGCCCGGGGTGGAGACGCTGGGCTCCGTCACCGTGATCGCCACCGACAAGACCGGCACTCTGACCGAGGGCCGGATGGCCGCTGAACGGCTGTGGACGCCGCACGGAGAGGCCACCGTCCTGGGCACCGGCTACGAACCCGAAGGCAGGGTCCTACGCGACGGCGAGACGGTCACCCCGGGGGATGCCCCCGACCTGGCGGCGCTGCTGGAAGGCGCGATGCTGTGCAACGACGCAGCGCTGGAGCCCCCGTCGGACCGTTCCGCGGAATGGCGCGCACTGGGCGATCCCACCGAGGCCGCCCTGCTGGCGGCCGGGGCCCGTCTCGGGCTGGACCGGCGGGTGCTGGACGGAGAGATGGCGCGAGTCGAGGAGGTTCCCTTCGACAGCGGCCGCAAGCGCATGACGACCGTGCACCGTCGACCCGAGGGGGGACTGAGGGTCGTGTGCAAGGGGGCGCCGGAATCGGTGCTCCGGCCGGAAACTCTGGCCGACGGCGCGGAGCTGCTCGGGCGGGCGGCGGCTCAGGCGGAGGTGCTCGCACGCAGCGGGTACCGAGTGCTCGCCGTCGCCTCGGCAGACCTCGGGGACCCGGCGGAACGGCCGAGGACCTGGGAGTCGGGCCTGTCCCTCCTCGGCCTCGTCGGCATCCTGGACCCGCCCCGGAGCGCGTCCCAGGCGACCATCGCCGCCTGCAAACGGGCCGGCATCGTCCCCGTACTCATCACCGGTGACCACCCCCTGACGGCACGGGCCGTGGCCGGCCGCCTGGGCATCACGTCGCGGGACGAAGAACTCACCACCGGTGAGCGGATCCGGGAGGGCACCGCGGGCGATCTGACGGGCGTACGCGTCTACGCCCGGACCACCCCCGAGCAGAAACTGGACATCGTCCAGGCCTGGCGTGGAGCGGGGCACGTGGTCGCGATGACCGGGGACGGCGTCAACGACGGGCCGGCCCTGCGTCAGGCCGACATCGGCGTCGCGATGGGGGAGCGCGGCACCGAGGTGGCACGCCAGGCGGCCGATCTCGTACTCGCCGACGACAACCCGGCGACGATCGTGTCGGCCGTCGAGGAGGGACGCCGTGTCTACGCCAATGTGCGCCGCTTCCTGCTCTACGGGCTCGCCGGGGGCACCGCGGAGATCCTGGTCATGCTTCTCGGTCCCTTCCTGGGGATGCCGCTGCCGCTGCTTCCCGCGCAGATCCTGTGGATCAACCTGCTCACGCACGGCCTGCCGGGTGTCGCTCTCGGCGCGGAACCCGTCGCACCGGGCACGATGCGGCACCCGCCCCGGCCCCCCGAGGAAAGCGTGCTCGGCGCCGGCCTGTGGCCCCGGATCCTGCTGATGGGTGCCTTCGTCGCAGCGGTGACCCTCGTCGCCGGGGTCTGGGCGCGGGAGACCGGCCGCCCCTGGCAGACCATGATGTTCCTGGTCCTCGGCGCCACGCAGCTCGGTGTCGCACTCGGATCCCGCGCCCGCCCGGGAAGCCTGGCCAACCCGTTCCTCCTGGTGGCCGTCGGCACGGCACTGTGCCTCCAGGTGGCAGGCGTCTACCTGCCTCCCCTGCAGGCCCTGTTGGGCACCGAGCCACTTCCCCTCACCGACCTTGCGATCGCGGCAGCGGTGTCAGGTCTCGGCCACGTCGTCATGCGTCTCCAGGCGTGGCTGCTACCGGAACGTCCACCTCGCGCGGCGGTGACATCGAGAACTGGGGGACGTTGA